From the genome of Pseudomonas mohnii:
ATACGTGGTTGTTCCGGCAATTCCTGTGGCAACAGAAGCCGTGCGTGAGGGTGATCGCTATTACTGCAAAACCGTCTCGAGCGGATTCAATCTCTACGACAATCAGGAAAAGCAGAGATTGGTGCCAGCCTATTCAACCCGCCAAGAAGCTGAGACCGAATGTGAGCGACTCAATCTTGAGCGCCTTCAATCCATACAGTCTGCATACGCTTGAGTCAGCTCACCATGATGTTCGTCTGCAAATGGGCATGCCCGTGCAGGATGGACACAACCAATCCCTGAGGTAGGCCGGCTGCCTTGGCAGCATCGATCGCCTTGGCGATGGCGGTATCCAGCTCAGTGACGGCCTTGTTGATGGCTGGGCTCAGTGGCAATGCGTGATGCAGGCGGGTGATGTTGGTCATGCCCTACTCCCATGTCGCGACACAATTTGCTGATTCGCGAAACGTGTCGCGGATTACTGGTTCGCCCCATTCAGGTTCCGGCGAATCTCAGCCAGGTCCTGAGCGATCTCACCCAGATCCTTGTCCCGGCGCTTCTCGGCCCACTTGAACCAGGCGCGGACCAGAACCCAAGCAGGCAGGCCGCACACGAAGATCAGCCCGCCGATGGCGATCAACCCAACGTCGTCATTCGCCCAGTCACCAATCCCCAGCCAGCGCACGACGAACGCGCCGCCGCAGATGCTGGATACGGTGGTGCTGATCATGGCGACAACGAACTCGCGCACGGTCTTGGGCAGCGTCATCGCCATGACAACCACAGCAGCCAATACCGCAACGAAGCCAAAGGCCCCCAGTTTGTACAACGCAATCCCGCCAGCGGCGGTCAATGGGCCGGGCTCGGACATAGGTAGTGATCTCATACGCGCCTCGGGTTTCTAGGCGAAGGAATTGGGCCGGCGCCCGTGCAACTCCCCACCGAAGCGGCTAGAGGATGCACAGACCCGGAAACGACAAAGCCCAAGTGCTTGCTCAGGCCTAGAACACTTACAACATAATTGTTGTATTACTACATAACTGTTGTATAATGAACTCATCCAAACAACGAGGCGAGGTGATGAAGTTCAGCGAGTTCAGACGATGGTTGAAGGCCCAAGGGGTGACCTTCGAAGCAGGCAAAGGAAGCCACTTCAAGATCACCGCCCCAAACGGCAACAAGACCACCTTCGCGGATCACGGTAGTAAGGAAATGCCAGAACCGACCCGCAAGGCGATCATCAAACAACTGGGGCTCTGAAGAGCCCCTTCACCACATCTGAATGCTGGACGATCACCTCCGAGGAGTGACCATGTACGACTATGCAATTCGCTTTGAGCGAGATGACACACCAGGGCTCGCCGTGTTTTGCCGTGACCTGCCGCAATTCCACAGCTACGGCGATGACGAGCAGCACGCGCTGAGCGAAGCGGTGGATGGTATCGAGACAACCTTGTCGATCTATGTCGATGAGCGTCGTGCAATTCCGGCAGCGTCTGCACCAGAGGCTGGCGAGCGCGTTGTTCACTTGCCAGCGGTAACCGTTGCCAAGATCGCTCTGTGGAACGCCATGATGGATCGAGATATGCGCAAGGCTGACTTGTGCCGGTTGCTCGGCGTGCACCAGGCCCAAGGTGATCGATTGGTCGACTTCCTGCACACATCGAAGATGGAGCAGCTAGAAGCCGCCCTGTCCGCTCTCGGCAAGCGCCTGGCTATCTCTGTAGAGGCAGCCTGAATAAAAAAGGCCGTCAGGTGGCGGCCAAGTGCAGCACGGAGCAGCGAGGGGAAATCTTTACTCGGCAATGGTGAAGTCGATGTAATACGCCTTGCCCGGTTCGAGCTTGTCGGCCGCGGACTTCACGATCTTGGCCTTAATTAAGCGACAGTGTGAGCTTGCCGAAACGGCTTAATCGCCCTGCGTTTCTCTTCAATCGCTAAAGCGAAGGCTCCACCAGGCCAAGCCAAAGGACACTCAAGAATGAATCTCACCAGCATGCAAACCAAAGATTTGCTCAAGCTTCAGTCTGATGTGATAGGCGAGCTTAGAAATCGAGGAATCTTGAGAACCATGAATAACCCTACCGGCGACTATGCAGAGTGGCTGGTTGCATCGGCTCTAGGTTTGAAGCTCGCCAATAACTCAGCAGCAGGTCACGACGCAGAATCTGAAACTGGCAAAAAGATCCAAATAAAAGCGCGCCGGGTAAACCCCACCAACAAATCAAGACAGCTAGGCGTTATACGGAATTTGGAAAAAAACGACTTCGACGAATTGGTAGCAGTGGTTTTCAATGAGTCATACGAAGTGGTTGAGGCCGTATCAATCCCCCACTCAGTCATAGCCGAGTACAGCACGTACAGACAGCACGTGAACGGCCACATATTGCACCTTCGCGGAGCATTGATTTCGGACAATCGCGTTCGTAGCATCCGCGCTGAGTTGAGCGCTTATAGCGATGCACTCACGTTGCTCACAGAGGCCGCCGAAGCAGACACTTTGGCTTGATCATCGACGTCCTCTAGGGCAAAGAGACGCCTATCAGCCTTTCACCTTCTGGAAGGCCCGCCGCAGGGAAATCCCAGAAATCAGAAAAACAAAAACCCGGCGCGATGGCCGGGTTCAGGGTTTCGTGTGCGTTTCGCGTTACTTGTGCACTATGGGAAAAGTACGCGCAAAATCCCGTCATGTCAATATGATTATGCCGCCTCTTGATCTTTTTCCGCGTGGATCACCTGCCACAACGGCTGCTGCGCCTGAATATCCACTTCCTTAACCGCTTCTTTCAGGGAGTCCCACAAGTCCAGCCAGTCGCGCGTCCAGTTTTTCGGGTCGATGGTCACCCCGAAGAAGGCGCTCATCTCCGCCGCTACCCGGGCTGGGCCCCATTCCGCCGCGCCATGAACCTCACCCTTGTAGGATTGCAACGCCATGGTGACCAAATACTGGGCCTTCACTCGCTTGGCTGAGGTCAGGTCTGGCAGTTGTGCTTTGGCGGTGATCAGCAGCACGGCGTTCATCACGTGTTGCATGGTCATCATCGGGTGATACAGGAAGTGTCCGAACTGCTGCACCTGGAATGGCAGCGTGTCGATGGCGCGCAATACCTTGCCGATTGTGGCCAGGTGCGCAGCGCGGGCGGTGGATCGACCTACCGGCGTGCGGCGCGTCTCGCTGATACTGATCCGCTGACGGACAACTTGAATGCGCTCCTCCTTGTCGTCCCCCAGCGCTGCAAACACAGCCTCGTGACGCCGCATGCGATTGCCAGTCTTCACCGGTGCCGACTCGGCCTTTTCGATTGCCGCGGCGCTGATCGATGCATTCGATTCGTGCTGCGACTCTGTCCATACTTGCCTTGCGCTGATCAGTTTCATGCTGCTTCCTTTTTCAATTCTCTGGTCTTTGCCCGGTATTCGGCGGTCATCGCCTTCAATTCTTCGACGGTGTACTTCTTCGGTTCATGTGGACCTTCCAGCCACTCGACCGCCTCAGCCCCGATTCGCTTCACCAGCTCAATGCGGTAGTTCACGATGTTTCCGGATAGCTGGGTATTGCAGGGCGAGCATTGTCGGTGGCAGTTGAGTGGTTCGAAACGTAAGGCCGGGTTACTCCCAACCGTCCTGTAATGGCCGGCGTCGTACTTGCCCTGGTGATGCCGGCCGCAGCTGATACACGGTAACTCGGCATCCCGGGCGCGAACCCAGGCATTGAAGGCGGTCTGCGTGTCTTTGAGGTGATCCGCCCTACTCTTCAGCTTCTCCTTGCGGACCTTGATCTCACGGCGCTCGATCTGGGCCAGCGATTTGCGCGCCTTCTCCTGGTTCACGTCCTTGATGGCCAGGCCGCATGCCCAGCTGCACACCTTTTGCGCGGTGGAGAATGACGGCTTGAAGCTCGCCCCGCAGGCCGGATTCCGGCACTTCTTCGCCTTGGCTTCCTTGAGGGCGACTCTCATGCATAGCTCCCCAGCTGATCAGCAGCAGACAGCGCCTCAGCCTCACTCTCAAAGTGCGCGGACAGCACCAATCGCCAGCAGGCGTTAAACACGTCGCGGTAAAGTGGCTCAAAGGCCGTATCGTCCATATTTGCCCAACTGATCGACTTGGCCTCTTTGCGGATACCTTCCGGCGTGTGCACCAGGTGGAAGTGGCCGGCCTCGATCGTCACCCATTCGCGGAATGCTTCACGGCTCTTGTCCACCGCCGGGAAGCGTTCAGCGCGTGCCGTCTCCAGGCCGGCGACGTAAGCCGCGACCGCGTGAGACAGCTGCCCCGGCTTGCCGCTTTGCGCCTCGAAGAACTTGGCCAGTCCCTGAATGCCACGCATCTCTTGGCGCGGGATGAGGCCGCCAACCGGCTCCCAGTAGTCCCATGCCAGATCAAGCATCGAGAAGAACTTGCCGTGAAACTTGCCGTTGCGCATGCGGGTGAACTTGCCGTGAATGACCTGGCCAGCCTTCCACTTTTGGACCAGTTCGCGGTCGGCCTCGGTGGCTGGCACCAAACCTTGGGCGGTGCGGATCAATGCGAGTTCAGCCATGGGATACCCTCCCCGATGCCAACTCCTCAACCTGCCTCAATAGCAGGGCTCGACGATCTGCCAACTCATTGGCCGCTTCGATCCGCATCTCGTCCTTCCTTTCGGCGCTTGCCGCACGCATTTTCATCATGGAAGCTTTTACCCCCTGAAGCCTTTCGCGAACTGCCGGAGTCGGCCGGGTAACTTCACCGGTGATCAGGCCCGCCAGAGCGCGACCGTCTTCGGTCACTGGCGCCACGCTCAGGTCCGCCAGATACAACTGTCCGCGCTCTTGTGGAATGCGCTGCATCTGCACGGCCTTGGTGATCGCCGCGGTGCGCCGGCTTGCGTCGAACCCTACAGACACATGCCAGTTCACCGGCTTAACGTCGCCTCGGGCCTGGGCGACAAATCGCTCGTAAGCACTAATGAACGCCATGCGAGCGCCTATCTTGTCGCCGGCATCGAGGACAGGTTTTGCCGCGGCCAAGGCGAGCTGGATCTCGTCGGTCAGCACAACCGTCTCGAATTCGTCGTTCGTGGTCATGGCGATGGCCCATGCTTCGTCCTTGCCAGGCCGGCCATCAGCAGCCTGAACACGCTGCAGGATGTCGGCCATAGCCAGCTTGCCCTTCACCTCAAAGCGGCAAGCCTTCAGCGCGGCTTTCACGGCAGACACCGAGTAAGCGCACAGATCCTCGGCCATCATTGCCGCAGTGCCTGGGTTCATCTCCTGGCCCATGGCCTCGGCCGTGGCACAGATCGCCGCAGCCAACCCAGCAACCTGCTGGTCGTTCATTTCAGAGGTATTCATTGCGCTCTCCTGCCTGGCGCTTGGCCAAGACCATTTGGGCGGCCTGCTCCGCTGCGGACAGATTCGCTTCGGTGCGCTCCATCTGGCGGGCGGTGGTTCCGTTGACGCGCTGACCGGTTACCCATTGGGTGTGGTAGCTCTCAGCGTTCGCCAACAGCTCGTTGAGGCTGTGACACTTGCGTATGACGGCGGCATCACTGGTTTTCAGGAAGTGGGCTGCAACGTGGTGGGCGACGTCAGCGCCGAGACGGTCGACCAACTGGCCGAGTTGGCCGCCGACCTTGGCATTCCACACCGGCCAGGTGCCGTAGCGCTTGCGGTAGGCCATGGCGTAGTTCGCCCAGACCTTGAAGGTTTTGCAGGTCTGGTCCTTGGGGCCCGGCATGTCTGCGGGGATCTCAACCCGTGGAGCGTCAGAGCGATCAACCACCAGCACCAAGCCGCGGGACTGGGTCGGCTTGTCCGAGCCATCCTGCAAGCTGTGACTGGTCTCCTGATTGGTAACCTGATTATTGGTATCCTGATTTGTCGGAGATTTTTCCGACCCTAGATCGGATTTTTTTCCGACCTTGCTCGGATATTTTTCCGAGGTAGATCGGATTTTTTTCCGACCCTTGGATTCTGGCGGGGTCGGATATTTTTCCGACCCATCCTGCTTCTTGTTCCACTCGGCGGCTTTCTGGGTCAGGCGAAAAAGCGTGATGTTCGAAGTGCTGGAAAGCTCGATCAAACCAGCTTCTTCCAGGGCCTTCAGCATGCGATACGCCGTGTCCGGCTTGTCGGTCAGCAAAGGCAGCTCTTCCACGATCTTGGCCTTGCTCAAAGCAAAGAAGATCCCGTCATCAGTCTTGAGCGCTTTGGCCCAGCTTGGGCAGCCGTAGACGAACGCGAACAGCAACGCTTGTTGGGAGTTGAGCCCCCACTCAAGCGCCTTCGCCTGGTTGATCGTCACGGTGAATTGCATGTCAGGCCTTCCCGACCAGTGCGGCCAGTTCGAGGAAGCGATCGACGTACCAGTGAGGCTGCGTCTCGCGAGGGGATTGAGGGTTGATGAGGTTCTTGCCGTAGGTCATGCCCTTGTCGGTCACGCACCAGAAGTTGACCGTTTCCTGCTTGGAGTTCTTGCGCGGGAGCTGCCTGAGGAAGCCCTTGGCGGCCAGTGCGCGATTGAAGGCGGCCGCTGTGCTGGCGATGCCGTGATCTTTGATCAGGGCAGTAATGGCCTTAGTGGGCATGGAGCTGCCACCGGTGGCGTCTGGTGCGGCATCGACGGCGTAGCCAGGCAGGAACTTCGGATCAAGCCCGTTGTTCTGGGCGATCTTCGTGAGCATCAGCATTTGGCTGGATGGTGCAGGCTTTAGGAGGCGCGTGAAGCACTCCATGATTGCCAGTTCACCGACGACCTTCGTGCCATTGAGCAAGACCTGCGCGCGCGCGCCCTGTTGCTGTTCCAGTTCGCGCCAGCGGCGAATCACCTTCATGCGCATCGGAGCGCTGTAGCCGGTGAGTAGGCAGTCGGTGTGCTCGCGGTCGAGCAAATACTGCACCTGCTCACGGTTGCGACCATCCAGATAGATGTCCTCAAAACTGAGTACATCTACTTTCAGGTCTTTCAGCATTGCCACGATGTCGCGCTTCACGTTGTCGTGACGCTTGCCGGTGACATTGGCGATCTCGAGTGAGGACATCGTGGTACGCGACACGTTTTCAGAATTAACAAAACGTGTCGCGACATTGGCTGGAGTATTGACGTGGGAAATTTGGTTGTTCATGCTTACCTCATCACGTTGTGCGAATAAGCCGGGTCACTACCCCGGCTTTTTCATGTCTGAAATTCAGTCGATTGCTTTTCCGCAGGCGCAACTAATCCCGTCGGCAGGGCTTCTGCCCTCAGCGTTCAATGTCCTCAAGCGTCCTGTTGTCTTGCTGTCCATTTCCTTTCCCCTGATGGTCGTCCTGGTGCGAGCGGCTTAACTGCCGGCTACGCCCGTGTTGCTCTTCGGCCCCCGCCGATGTGTTGCGATTACTTACCCGGCCTTGTGCAGCTCTATCACCGCAGCTACAGCCTCGAGGCTGGCCGACATGTACTTGGCATGCAGGGCGCGGATCTTCTTGGCTTCTGCGGCATCGATCTCGCCGTCTTCCAGTGCAGTCGCCACCATCTGATCCAGGGCGCCGCGCTGTGCCGAGGCATTCAGTGAGCGCTGGTACAGGTCGACGTTATCCAGCTGGCCTGCCTCGGGCAGTCGAACGAACACACCGCCGTACATGGCGCAGATGTAGTTGGGCAGGTGTTCGGTTTTGGTTTCGCTTTCCAGGACGAAGATTTCGGTGTCGCTCAAAGGCTTGCAACCCGCCGTCTCGTAGATCTGGTTTTCGAGGCGTTTGTCCTTGATGCCCAGGCGAGCGGCAGCGCAGTCCATGCCGCCTGGGAAGGCGGTGGATACGGCAGCCATCACTTGGCGACGGGTCTCTAGTACGAGCGTTTTCATGTCCTAGTTTTTCCTTTGTGCTGATACGGCCAAAATGCCATCACCGAAATGATCAAGGACGCATCCATGACCGACTCTTCCGAACTACAAGGCGAGGTAGCCGCCCTTTGCTGCTTGGTAGTCGCACTGGCTTCCACCCTTCCCTTGTCGTCTCAACTCAGGCTTTGGCCTGCGTTTGAGAGGGTTGCCGGTCCGTTACGGGGTCGGCTTGGTCGTGAAGAGCTGCGAGGGTTTGAGCGGGCGACTGCATCACTCAGTTCGCAGCGGGTTGTGGGTTAGGCGGCGGAAAGTGATTCAGTCGGATAGAGATCCGGCCGCAGCTCGTGGCGCGACACGCCGGTGGCTTTTTCGATTTCGAGAACTCGCTCGGCAGGGACACGCCCGGAGGCGCACATTTTCTGCACCGCCTGAGGAGTGACCTTGAGGAGGCGAGCTAGGGCGGACTGCCCGCCAGCGGCTTTAGCCGCCCTGCAGATAGGCAGGTCTTCGATAAGTAGCTCTTCCATTTTGAACCTCAAAGTTACAATTACAACCAGAGGTTATCGTATGATAAGCCAACTTACAACTTACATTCACAGTGAAAATTACAACTACCGGTTGCATCATTGAGCTATGAGCACATTAGGTAAGCGCATAGCGCAAAAACGAGAGCAATCAGGGTTGAGTCAGTCTGAGCTGGCTCGCCGCCTTGGCTTGTCGCCTCAAGCAATCCAGAAATGGGAGTCGGAGGCTTCGGTTCCGCGAGGACGGAGGCTCGACGAAATAGCAGGCGCCCTTTCGACTTCGGTCGGTTTTTTGGTCACTGGCGAGGCTGCAGCTGAGGCTCAGCGCAAGATTGAATCGAACGCCACAATGATCGGCTCAATTGACGTATGGGATGACGACACCCCGCTGGACGATGATGAGGTTTACGTGCCGTTCCTTAAGGAAGTGGAGCTGTCGGCAGGGAGCGGGAAGA
Proteins encoded in this window:
- a CDS encoding type II toxin-antitoxin system HicA family toxin translates to MKFSEFRRWLKAQGVTFEAGKGSHFKITAPNGNKTTFADHGSKEMPEPTRKAIIKQLGL
- a CDS encoding type II toxin-antitoxin system HicB family antitoxin; the protein is MYDYAIRFERDDTPGLAVFCRDLPQFHSYGDDEQHALSEAVDGIETTLSIYVDERRAIPAASAPEAGERVVHLPAVTVAKIALWNAMMDRDMRKADLCRLLGVHQAQGDRLVDFLHTSKMEQLEAALSALGKRLAISVEAA
- a CDS encoding DUF6998 domain-containing protein gives rise to the protein MNLTSMQTKDLLKLQSDVIGELRNRGILRTMNNPTGDYAEWLVASALGLKLANNSAAGHDAESETGKKIQIKARRVNPTNKSRQLGVIRNLEKNDFDELVAVVFNESYEVVEAVSIPHSVIAEYSTYRQHVNGHILHLRGALISDNRVRSIRAELSAYSDALTLLTEAAEADTLA
- a CDS encoding recombination protein NinG produces the protein MRVALKEAKAKKCRNPACGASFKPSFSTAQKVCSWACGLAIKDVNQEKARKSLAQIERREIKVRKEKLKSRADHLKDTQTAFNAWVRARDAELPCISCGRHHQGKYDAGHYRTVGSNPALRFEPLNCHRQCSPCNTQLSGNIVNYRIELVKRIGAEAVEWLEGPHEPKKYTVEELKAMTAEYRAKTRELKKEAA
- a CDS encoding DUF1367 family protein, with protein sequence MAELALIRTAQGLVPATEADRELVQKWKAGQVIHGKFTRMRNGKFHGKFFSMLDLAWDYWEPVGGLIPRQEMRGIQGLAKFFEAQSGKPGQLSHAVAAYVAGLETARAERFPAVDKSREAFREWVTIEAGHFHLVHTPEGIRKEAKSISWANMDDTAFEPLYRDVFNACWRLVLSAHFESEAEALSAADQLGSYA
- a CDS encoding phage replication protein, whose translation is MQFTVTINQAKALEWGLNSQQALLFAFVYGCPSWAKALKTDDGIFFALSKAKIVEELPLLTDKPDTAYRMLKALEEAGLIELSSTSNITLFRLTQKAAEWNKKQDGSEKYPTPPESKGRKKIRSTSEKYPSKVGKKSDLGSEKSPTNQDTNNQVTNQETSHSLQDGSDKPTQSRGLVLVVDRSDAPRVEIPADMPGPKDQTCKTFKVWANYAMAYRKRYGTWPVWNAKVGGQLGQLVDRLGADVAHHVAAHFLKTSDAAVIRKCHSLNELLANAESYHTQWVTGQRVNGTTARQMERTEANLSAAEQAAQMVLAKRQAGERNEYL
- a CDS encoding Rha family transcriptional regulator, encoding MSSLEIANVTGKRHDNVKRDIVAMLKDLKVDVLSFEDIYLDGRNREQVQYLLDREHTDCLLTGYSAPMRMKVIRRWRELEQQQGARAQVLLNGTKVVGELAIMECFTRLLKPAPSSQMLMLTKIAQNNGLDPKFLPGYAVDAAPDATGGSSMPTKAITALIKDHGIASTAAAFNRALAAKGFLRQLPRKNSKQETVNFWCVTDKGMTYGKNLINPQSPRETQPHWYVDRFLELAALVGKA
- a CDS encoding YmfL family putative regulatory protein, whose amino-acid sequence is MKTLVLETRRQVMAAVSTAFPGGMDCAAARLGIKDKRLENQIYETAGCKPLSDTEIFVLESETKTEHLPNYICAMYGGVFVRLPEAGQLDNVDLYQRSLNASAQRGALDQMVATALEDGEIDAAEAKKIRALHAKYMSASLEAVAAVIELHKAG
- a CDS encoding transcriptional regulator; this encodes MEELLIEDLPICRAAKAAGGQSALARLLKVTPQAVQKMCASGRVPAERVLEIEKATGVSRHELRPDLYPTESLSAA